A single window of Amphiura filiformis chromosome 17, Afil_fr2py, whole genome shotgun sequence DNA harbors:
- the LOC140137806 gene encoding enoyl-CoA delta isomerase 1, mitochondrial-like isoform X1, which translates to MSTLTAFRAATGRFLPRMVPHLHKTSSRCVIPISSVSCQHRLMTNGPNFIRVEKDDTHKGVSVIKMDNKPVNSLSTPVLMEMANALDKLESDSSCRGVILTSANPGIFSAGLDIFEMYQKSPDQTNHFWKCLQEVWLKLYGSSLVTIAAINGHSPAGGCLMAMSCDYRVMSSGKFTIGLNETLLGIVAPFWFSDTMLNTIGHRQTEKALQLGSLFKVDQALDIGLIDQVAEPDQIMEAAKTEMTKWLKIPDHARILTKQMLRGPTLEKLQTKRDEDVAFFTNFIQKEYIQKSLGMYLESLKKRQK; encoded by the exons GTCGGTTTCTACCGCGAATGGTGCCCCACCTGCACAAAACTAGCAGCAGATGTGTTATTCCAATCAGCTCTGTATCATGTCAACACAGGTTAATGACAAATGGGCCCAACTTTATAAGAGTAGAAAAAGATGACACTCATAAAG GTGTATCAGTAATAAAGATGGATAACAAGCCAGTGAATAGCCTAAGTACTCCTGTACTGATGGAGATGGCAAATGCATTGGACAAGCTAGAAAGTGACAGCAGTTGTAGGGGAGTTATACTAACATCT GCTAATCCTGGCATATTCTCAGCTGGTTTAGATATCTTTGAGATGTACCAGAAATCACCAGATCAAACCAATCATTTTTGGAAGTGTCTTCAAGAAGTCTGGCTGAAACTCTATGGATCATCACTCGTAacaatagcagcaataaat GGTCACAGCCCAGCTGGTGGATGCTTGATGGCGATGTCATGTGATTACAGAGTCATGTCATCTGGTAAATTCACTATAGGACTAAATGAGACGTTATTG GGAATAGTGGCACCATTTTGGTTCAGTGATACCATGCTGAATACCATTggtcacagacagacagaaaaaGCACTGCAACTTG gGTCATTGTTTAAGGTAGACCAAGCATTAGACATAGGTCTTATAGATCAAGTAGCTGAACCAGATCAAATCATGGAAGCAGCTAAGACAGAAATGACTAAGTGGCTGAAAATACCAG ATCATGCTAGGATTCTAACCAAACAGATGCTGCGAGGACCAACATTAGAGAAACTGCAAACAAAACGAGATGAAGATGTGGCATTCTTTACCAATTTCATTCAGAAAGAGTACATTCAGAAATCTTTGGGCATGTATCTAGAGAGTTTAAAGAAGCGACAGAAGTGA
- the LOC140137806 gene encoding enoyl-CoA delta isomerase 1, mitochondrial-like isoform X2, translating into MVPHLHKTSSRCVIPISSVSCQHRLMTNGPNFIRVEKDDTHKGVSVIKMDNKPVNSLSTPVLMEMANALDKLESDSSCRGVILTSANPGIFSAGLDIFEMYQKSPDQTNHFWKCLQEVWLKLYGSSLVTIAAINGHSPAGGCLMAMSCDYRVMSSGKFTIGLNETLLGIVAPFWFSDTMLNTIGHRQTEKALQLGSLFKVDQALDIGLIDQVAEPDQIMEAAKTEMTKWLKIPDHARILTKQMLRGPTLEKLQTKRDEDVAFFTNFIQKEYIQKSLGMYLESLKKRQK; encoded by the exons ATGGTGCCCCACCTGCACAAAACTAGCAGCAGATGTGTTATTCCAATCAGCTCTGTATCATGTCAACACAGGTTAATGACAAATGGGCCCAACTTTATAAGAGTAGAAAAAGATGACACTCATAAAG GTGTATCAGTAATAAAGATGGATAACAAGCCAGTGAATAGCCTAAGTACTCCTGTACTGATGGAGATGGCAAATGCATTGGACAAGCTAGAAAGTGACAGCAGTTGTAGGGGAGTTATACTAACATCT GCTAATCCTGGCATATTCTCAGCTGGTTTAGATATCTTTGAGATGTACCAGAAATCACCAGATCAAACCAATCATTTTTGGAAGTGTCTTCAAGAAGTCTGGCTGAAACTCTATGGATCATCACTCGTAacaatagcagcaataaat GGTCACAGCCCAGCTGGTGGATGCTTGATGGCGATGTCATGTGATTACAGAGTCATGTCATCTGGTAAATTCACTATAGGACTAAATGAGACGTTATTG GGAATAGTGGCACCATTTTGGTTCAGTGATACCATGCTGAATACCATTggtcacagacagacagaaaaaGCACTGCAACTTG gGTCATTGTTTAAGGTAGACCAAGCATTAGACATAGGTCTTATAGATCAAGTAGCTGAACCAGATCAAATCATGGAAGCAGCTAAGACAGAAATGACTAAGTGGCTGAAAATACCAG ATCATGCTAGGATTCTAACCAAACAGATGCTGCGAGGACCAACATTAGAGAAACTGCAAACAAAACGAGATGAAGATGTGGCATTCTTTACCAATTTCATTCAGAAAGAGTACATTCAGAAATCTTTGGGCATGTATCTAGAGAGTTTAAAGAAGCGACAGAAGTGA